In the genome of Methylococcus sp. EFPC2, the window ACGAAGGCTTCTTTGAGCTTGCCCTTCAGGCATTTGCCCGCCTTCTTACCGAGCTCATCCATGGATGTCGGCGTTGCGTTTTGCAGGATCTTGTTGACTTGGGGGATGACGGTGTTTTCCAGCTCGCTTTTGGCGTCCTTGACCACCTCGGCCAGCGAGGAGCCAGCCACGCCCTTGGTGGCGACGGCGGACAGGAAGGGGCCGATGAATCCGTACTGGGCGATGGCCCAGCCATGTATAGTGCCTATCCAGCTCAGCATCGCCTGGTTCAGAGGCCCGGCCGCGGCGGTGTACAGCACGCCTATATACTCGCCGATGGCGCCGTGGCTGCCGTCTTCCAGCACGCTGATGGTGTGGCCGTTGGTCCAGTCGGTTTCCAGCCAGCCCACGGTTTCCCGCCCATCCACCGTCACCATGCCCGTTGGGGCCAGCACGGTCCTGCCCTCGTCCAGAGCCTGGGAAATGCGCGCCTTGGCCTCGCCCGACAAGGCCAGCGTTTCCAGCGCCTCCGAGGTCTCGCGGGAAATCAGCCGTACCGGCTTATCGTCCGGCACCTGGGCGAAGATGCTGCCCACCGACAGCGCGGTCTGGCCCGTCAAGGCGGTCAGCACTTTTCCTTCCAGCACGCTTTCGAGGTAGCCGCGGAACATCTCGAAGAAAAAGGCGGCGTTTTCCGCCTGTCCCGGCAGGGGCAGAGCCAACACGTCGTTCTTCTGCAGGTCGAGCTTGAAGCGCAACGCATCTCCCTCGTGTTTCGACAGCGACAGCACGACGCGCGGAGAAGCGTAATAAGCCTTGGTCAGATAGCCTTTCTGCAACTGATCCAATGCCAGATCGGACGCCAGCGCGTAGGCGATCCCGTTGGTCTCGTTGGCGACGATGGCCTGCTTGCGGGCGACCGCGTTCGCCTGGGCCAATAGCGCGAACTGCGCTTCGGTCTGCGGCCCCGCTGCGGGTATCGCGTCGACCCGGGGCCTGAGCGCGTCCAATTGGTCCTTAAGCAGTCCCGTGCGCAGCTGTTGCGCCTCCATGGCCAGGGGGTCCTGCAGACCCGGCAGGATGTTGGCCGTGACGATGTCGAGATCGGTCACCAGCGGCAGGGGGCTGGCGGTAGACGAGGCGCTGCCGCCGTTGCGCCGCTGGGCAAAGCCTATGCGGTCGCCGAGGCTGCGCGTGAGGATCTTGGAACGTCCGTCGGGGTCGACGATTTCCGTTTCCAGGAATATGCCGGTGACGACGGTGTTGCCTGCGGAGAATCCGCTCACCGTCTGCTCCTGGTAATCCTCCCCGCGGATAAGCATGTCGTCGTCGATGTCGCCGTCGCCTCCGCCGATCAGCAAATAAGGCGAGTAGGTGTTGCTCGTCACGCTGACGAAAAAGGCACCGAACGACGAAACGTTGACCGAATGGCCGACGGACAGCGGTTTTCCGACCAATTCGGCGGTGGTAAAGCTTTGGTTCAGGACCGTCTTGACGTCCGCTCCGCCGTCGGAGTATCCGCTGATCAGGCTGGCGAAGGGCGTGCGGAGCTCCCGCTTGAGGCGAACGGCCACCCGGTGCCGCAAACTGTCGGGGATATCTACGAATACGTCTTGCGCCGCAACCAGATTCTCTCCCAGATTCAGGTGAGTAGCACTCGGGTCGGCCGGCTGAAACCCGCCGCCGCTATCGAACTCGACCCAGTAGTGCTCCTTGGCGGCCGCGAGTAGTTCGGCCGACTGCCCCGGCGCGGAAACCAGGGTGTCATCGGGAAGACAACCGACCACGCTCAGCGGCGTCCGGAACATCGAGAGTACCAGCGGGCGGGCCAACTCGTCCATCAGTATGCCGTGGGCATAACGGGCCTTGACGTTCGACACCCGCAACAAGGCCGCCAGCAGACTGGCCTTGTCCAGCGAGTTGCCGGCCTTGCTCCACAAGGTTCCCCGTGCGCCGCGCAAGGAACCCTTATAGATTTCGTTGCGGATTTCGTCGCGTACGTAAGCGTATATGCGGGCGGGATCGTGATTCAGCTCCGCGGCTTTTTGCGTGACATAAGGATCGCTGGTGTTGGCTTCGGGCGTCGAGCCGAGATAGTCGTCCGCAGCGAGGTTGCGGGGAGTGAGGGTGACGCTGGAATTCGCGACCGCGGGCGGCGCCGTGTCCGCCGCCGCCGTGCTGAATCCCAAGGGGATATGGAATCCGCCCGGCCCGTAGCCCAGGTTGCCTGGATGCAGGTTCTGAAAGTAAAACCCTATCAGTACCACACGACATACGGCTTTGAAAAAACCGGAACGTTCCATACCCATATCTCTCACCTCTCGTTGGATCCCGTTGCCCGGGTCTCGGACACCCGGTGCCACGACTTCGCCCTCTTGCGGATACTTGCCCACGCCAACATGGCTGGCTGATCCCGACAACCCATCGCCTGCCCAATCGCCACTGCCGAAGTTGCTACGGAATTACACTGGGCCAAGGCGACGACTTTCGTATTTGGCGGAAGTCCTGCCCGCCACGTTCGCCGTTCGATCAGCGAGCGTATTTGCGCCGGGCCACGGCCCCGAGCGCACCGGCCAGTAACAACACGACCACCGGCGGCTCCGGCACCGCAGCCGGGAGCGGAGTGATAGCGATGTTGTCGACGCCGACCGTGCTATCCCCACTCACCCCGTTCTGATTGAAGAATTCCAGGGTGGGTATGACATAGCCGTAACTGTTGTTGAATGAGATAGAAAAGTGCCGCCAGTCACCGCCCTTGGCACTAGCGCCTACCGTTCCCGCGCTGTTGGCGACGCCATTGACATCCAGGTCGAACAAGGCCAAGCCGTCGTCGAAAACGAGGCCAACCGGGTCGAACTGGCTGATGTCGTCGATGAAGTAAAGCGATGCAAAGACCACGTCCCGAAATACGCCACTGGGGACGTCGGCGGAAAGCCCATTCAAAAAATCGAACTCCAAGCGATAGTTTCCGGCCGCCAGGGCGACGCCTTGGTAAATCGAGGAATAATCCGCGCCCGAGGCATCACCCAGCACGGCCGTCTGGCCGCTTGCGTCGACATTCCCGGTGGTGGCCCAACCACCAAGCCCCGTAGAAAAATCGCCGTTGACGACACCGGCGCTGGCCCCGTTACCGAGAACGCCCAGCGACATAAACAAGAACACTAAGAAAGCCACGTTTTTCATGCCTACCTCAAGCTTAAACACGGAGTACGAGCGGCCGCTGGACCAGACCGATACCAAGACCTTTGGTACCCAAAGCAATATCGGCGCCATATCAATAAGCCTATGAAACTATAAGGCTATTTTTTAGCCTGCCCACTGCCTGCGTAGACTTGTAAAATTCTTCGACATCGGTAGCGAAAGGGGAAAGCACCGCAGATGGCCGGACCTTTTCCATGCGACTAGTCGCGGCATCGCCAAGGAAAAGCCAAGCGCATCGCGGATTCGCTTGCGCCGCAGGGTAAAGTCGGCACACCGGCACCACAATTCCCTCGATTGGGGGTATTGCGGAACACTCGAATGCCAGGGGCGACAATCGGGTGAGGATCTAGCCCGAAAAGAATAAAGGCCCGATTGGTCGTAATGACGCCAAACGGGCCTAAAGATGAGGATGGGCGAAGCCGAAGGCCCGCCCGCAGCGGAATGAATTAAGGCTTCAGCGCGACGGCTTCGCGGGCCAGATGCTTGATTTCCGCCCACTTGCCGCCGGCCACCAAGTCCTTGGGCGTGAGCCAGGAACCGCCCACACAGACCACGTTCGGCAGCTTGAAGAACTCGGGCGCATTCTGCACGTTGATGCCGCCCGTCGGGCAGAAACGCACCTGGGGGAAGGGGCCGCGGAAGGCCTCCAGCATCTTGACCCCGCCGGCCTGGACCGCCGGGAAAAACTTCTGCACGTCGAAGCCGAATTCCAGGGCCTGGATCACTTCCGAAATCGTCGCCACACCCGGCAGGAAAGGCAGCTTGCTGTCCGCGACCGCCTGCAGCAGTCTAGGCGTACTGCCCGGCGATACGCCGAACTGCGCCCCGGCATCGATGGAAGCCTTCAATTGGTCGGGGGTGGCGATGGTACCCACGCCCACGATGGCATCGGGAACCGACTGGCGGATGGCACGAACCGCGTCCAGGCCCGCGGCGGTGCGCAGGGTGATCTCGAGCACGCGTATGCCTCCTTCTACCAGGGCGTGAGCCAAGGGCACGGCGTCTTCCAGCCGCTCGATCACCATCACGGGCATCACGCTGGTTTCGGCAATAATCTGATCCAAATTCATAAGAGTCGACTCTGAGTTGATTAATGGGGATGGAGGCACGCTATACGGCCGCCTCATTCGTCGAAATCGAAGGTGAACGCACCGCGCTCGGGGGTGTCCGCCAGCTTACGGAACCCGCTGAACAGCTCGCGGCCGAGTCCGAACTGGTTGCCCGACAAATCGGCCGTCTCGATCTCGCGCAGAGCCCAACGATCCTCGGGGACCTGGGCTTCCAGCCTACCGTTGACGGCGTCGAGCAGGATCATGTCGCCGTCGCGCAGCAGGGTCAAAGGCCCGCCCATCGCGCTTTCCGGGCTGATATGGATGGCCGCGGGCACCTTGCCGGAAGCGCCGGACATCCGGCCGTCGGTGACGAGAGCGACCTGGAAACCCCGGTCCTGCAGGATCGCCATGGTCGGCGTGAGCTGATGCAATTCCGGCATGCCGTTGGCACGCGGGCCCTGGAAGCGGACGACGGCGACGAAATCGCGTTCGAGCTCGCCGCGCTTGAAGGCCGCCAGCAGGTCTTCCTGCCGGTCGAATATCAGGGCCGGCGCCTTGATCACCCGGTTTTCCGGAGCCACGGCGGAAACCTTGATGACACCGCGGCCGATATTGCCGATAACCAGGCGCAAGCCGCCGTCCGGGCTGAAAGGCTCAGCCGCCGTCGCCAGCACGGCGGCATCGTGGCTCTTTTCCGGAGCCGGCCGCCAGGCCAGCTCGCCGTTGTCCAGCCACGGCTCTTGGGTCCAGCGCCGCAGGCTGGGACCGAGTACCGTGTTCACGTCTTCGTGCAGCAATCCGGCGTCCAGCAGTTCGCGGATCAGGAAGGCCATGCCGCCGGCCGCGTGGAAGTGATTGACGTCCGCCTTTCCGTTGGGATAGACGCGGGCCAGCAAGGGCACGACCGCCGACAAATCGTTGAAATCGTCCCAGTTGATGTCGATGCCAGCCGCACGGGCGATGGCCACCAGATGTATGGTGTGATTGGTCGAGCCACCGGTCGCCAACAGACCGACGATGCCGTTGACCACGACGCGCTCGTCGACGATATCGCTCAAGCCGGGCGCTGACGAATCCAGCGCGAGCTCGACCGCCCGGCGGGTGGCGGCGCGGGTCAAGGCCTCGCGCAAGTCCGTGCCCGGATTGACGAAGGAGCCCGGCAATTGCAAACCCATGATCTCCAGCAACATCTGGTTGCTGTTGGCGGTGCCGTAGAAGGTACAGGTGCCGGCGCTGTGATAGGACGCCATCTCGGATTCCAGCAACGCGTCGCGGTCGACCTTGCCTTCGGTGAACAACTGCCGGACCTTGGCCTTTTCCGCGTTCGATATGCCGGAAACCATGGGTCCCGCCGGCACGAAGAGGCCGGGCAGATGGCCGAAGCGCAGGGCGCCGATCAGCAAGCCCGGAACGATCTTGTCGCACACGCCGAGGAACAGATTGGCGTCGAATACGTGATGGGCCAGCCCCACGGCGGTGGACAGGGCGATGACGTCGCGCGAGAACAGGGACAAATCCATCCCGTCCTGACCCTGGGTCACACCGTCGCACATCGCCGGCACGCCGCCCGCGACCTGCGCGGTGGCACCCGCCGCGCGGGCCTCGGCCTTGATGATCTGCGGATAGTGTTCGTACGGCTGGTGGGCGGAAAGCATGTCGTTATAAGCCGTGACGATGCCGATGTTCGGCGCCTGGGCCGCTTTCAACACCAGTTTGTCGTTGGCGGGTACCGCGGCGTACGCGTGGGCGACGTTGGTGCAGGCGATGCGATTGCGCTCGACGCCGCCCTGGCGGGCCCCGCTAATGCGCTTGAGATAGGCCGCGCGGCGTGCTTCGCTGCGGGCGCGTATACGTTCGGTGACGGCAAGCAATATGGGATGCAAAGGCATAGAAGTCCGGCTGATGTAGGGGGCTGATTATTATAATTAGAGGGGCGTCGTCGACGCCTCATAGCCCGGAACCTGGAAAAAGGCGCCGCATTTAATCCAAACCCAAATGGGGTGTCAAGAAACGGCCCGGCTCAGGGCTGGCAATACGCGGCTGTGTTGGCCAAATCGGCGGGCTGGCGAGCCGTCCCGGGATCGTAACGAAACCCTCGACGTGGACGCACGGCAGCGCCCTTGTTTGACGCCGACTCGGCGGGAAAGGCGACGGGTTGCGACTAACCCGTCGCCGGAGGGCGGGCCTTACTTAGCAGAGATATTCACTTTCGGCGTCCAGCCGGACTTGCCCTGGCATTCGCCATCCTGTATGGCGACTTTCACGAATGAAATGGTGTTGGCGACGGTCTCTTCTTCGAGGAG includes:
- a CDS encoding PEP-CTERM sorting domain-containing protein, producing the protein MKNVAFLVFLFMSLGVLGNGASAGVVNGDFSTGLGGWATTGNVDASGQTAVLGDASGADYSSIYQGVALAAGNYRLEFDFLNGLSADVPSGVFRDVVFASLYFIDDISQFDPVGLVFDDGLALFDLDVNGVANSAGTVGASAKGGDWRHFSISFNNSYGYVIPTLEFFNQNGVSGDSTVGVDNIAITPLPAAVPEPPVVVLLLAGALGAVARRKYAR
- a CDS encoding bifunctional 4-hydroxy-2-oxoglutarate aldolase/2-dehydro-3-deoxy-phosphogluconate aldolase, which produces MNLDQIIAETSVMPVMVIERLEDAVPLAHALVEGGIRVLEITLRTAAGLDAVRAIRQSVPDAIVGVGTIATPDQLKASIDAGAQFGVSPGSTPRLLQAVADSKLPFLPGVATISEVIQALEFGFDVQKFFPAVQAGGVKMLEAFRGPFPQVRFCPTGGINVQNAPEFFKLPNVVCVGGSWLTPKDLVAGGKWAEIKHLAREAVALKP
- the edd gene encoding phosphogluconate dehydratase, with amino-acid sequence MHPILLAVTERIRARSEARRAAYLKRISGARQGGVERNRIACTNVAHAYAAVPANDKLVLKAAQAPNIGIVTAYNDMLSAHQPYEHYPQIIKAEARAAGATAQVAGGVPAMCDGVTQGQDGMDLSLFSRDVIALSTAVGLAHHVFDANLFLGVCDKIVPGLLIGALRFGHLPGLFVPAGPMVSGISNAEKAKVRQLFTEGKVDRDALLESEMASYHSAGTCTFYGTANSNQMLLEIMGLQLPGSFVNPGTDLREALTRAATRRAVELALDSSAPGLSDIVDERVVVNGIVGLLATGGSTNHTIHLVAIARAAGIDINWDDFNDLSAVVPLLARVYPNGKADVNHFHAAGGMAFLIRELLDAGLLHEDVNTVLGPSLRRWTQEPWLDNGELAWRPAPEKSHDAAVLATAAEPFSPDGGLRLVIGNIGRGVIKVSAVAPENRVIKAPALIFDRQEDLLAAFKRGELERDFVAVVRFQGPRANGMPELHQLTPTMAILQDRGFQVALVTDGRMSGASGKVPAAIHISPESAMGGPLTLLRDGDMILLDAVNGRLEAQVPEDRWALREIETADLSGNQFGLGRELFSGFRKLADTPERGAFTFDFDE